A region from the Rufibacter sp. DG15C genome encodes:
- the rnr gene encoding ribonuclease R, which yields MERKRRDRNEKGPSAPRSERTSNNRGSASKDKRGSRKKDGPNVGQISAGVLINIFSQSPEKVFTYRQLHRRLGINDQRGREEVFTLLKTLRKTGEIVHLQNDAYVFNPDFKGERTRSPKREDAGDRGDRRTTSTRFSGRGSETLIGKVDLANGRFAYVICEDSEQDVRVPTEKLMFAMTGDTVRVAVRRGRKPSDRPEGEVVEVLKREREEVVGRLQMGKGFGFLVPDQKRMYFDVFVGERNLADAKDGDKVLVKVTEWPEDPKKSPTGEIIRVFGPAGEHNAEIHAIMAEFGLPFEFPESVEAEADAIPEGITKEEIAKRRDFRDVTTFTIDPADAKDFDDALSMRQLENGNWEIGVHIADVTHYVQPNTKLEKEAYRRATSVYLVDRTIPMLPERLSNGLCSLRPNEDKLTFSVVFEIDENAKIHDYWIGRTIIHSDRRFAYEDAQEVIETGEGDYKDEILKLNELAKKFKEKRFKHGAVNFETIEVKFKLDENGKPLSLYIKERKDAHKLIEEFMLLANKYVAEHVYHIKKGKNKLTMVYRTHGAPDPEKLLNFSMFARKFGYNLDLGEGRDISKELNSLADQTEGKPEQNVLQSLAIRTMAKAKYSTEPEGHFGLAFAHYSHFTSPIRRYPDMMAHRLIDRYTHGQDSADVEEFEERCLHSSDMEKRAADAERASIKFKQVEFINNFIGEQFKGIVSGLTEWGMYVEIEENKCEGMIRLADLQDDFYELDSANYRIIGRSNKRMISFGDEVIVEVKAANILDRTIDLELIDTVKK from the coding sequence ATGGAAAGAAAAAGAAGAGACCGTAACGAAAAGGGGCCATCTGCCCCACGGTCCGAAAGAACAAGCAACAACAGAGGCTCGGCCTCCAAAGATAAAAGAGGCTCTAGAAAGAAAGACGGACCAAACGTGGGTCAGATTTCGGCGGGGGTGTTGATTAACATCTTCAGCCAGAGCCCAGAGAAAGTATTCACGTACCGCCAACTGCACCGTCGTCTGGGCATTAATGACCAGCGCGGACGCGAAGAGGTATTCACCCTGCTTAAAACCCTGCGGAAGACCGGCGAGATTGTGCATTTGCAGAACGATGCCTACGTCTTCAACCCAGACTTTAAAGGGGAGCGCACGCGCAGTCCCAAACGCGAGGATGCCGGTGACCGCGGTGATAGACGCACTACCTCCACCCGCTTTAGCGGACGCGGTAGTGAGACGCTTATTGGCAAGGTAGACCTAGCCAACGGACGCTTCGCCTACGTGATTTGTGAGGACTCTGAGCAGGACGTGCGCGTCCCTACAGAGAAACTCATGTTTGCCATGACCGGTGACACCGTGCGTGTGGCCGTGAGACGCGGTCGTAAGCCTAGTGACCGGCCCGAGGGCGAAGTAGTGGAAGTACTCAAGCGCGAGCGCGAAGAAGTAGTGGGCCGTCTGCAAATGGGCAAGGGCTTCGGCTTCTTGGTGCCTGACCAGAAACGCATGTACTTTGACGTGTTTGTGGGCGAACGCAACCTGGCAGACGCCAAGGACGGCGACAAGGTATTGGTGAAAGTGACCGAGTGGCCAGAAGACCCTAAGAAAAGCCCGACGGGTGAAATCATCAGGGTATTTGGCCCAGCTGGTGAGCACAACGCTGAGATTCACGCCATCATGGCGGAGTTTGGACTACCGTTTGAATTCCCCGAAAGCGTGGAAGCGGAGGCGGATGCCATTCCGGAGGGTATCACGAAGGAAGAAATTGCCAAGCGCCGTGACTTTAGGGACGTGACCACCTTCACCATTGACCCCGCAGACGCCAAGGACTTTGATGATGCCTTGAGCATGCGTCAACTGGAAAATGGTAACTGGGAGATTGGCGTGCACATTGCCGACGTAACACACTACGTTCAGCCCAACACCAAACTGGAGAAGGAAGCCTACCGAAGAGCCACGTCTGTGTATCTGGTAGACCGTACCATCCCTATGCTACCCGAGCGCTTGTCCAATGGCCTTTGTTCGCTTAGACCCAATGAAGACAAGCTTACCTTCTCTGTAGTGTTTGAGATTGATGAGAACGCCAAAATCCATGACTACTGGATTGGCCGTACCATCATCCACTCAGACAGACGCTTTGCCTATGAAGACGCCCAAGAGGTGATTGAAACCGGCGAAGGCGACTACAAAGACGAAATTCTGAAGCTGAATGAACTGGCCAAGAAATTCAAAGAGAAGCGCTTTAAGCACGGCGCCGTGAACTTTGAAACCATTGAGGTGAAATTCAAGCTGGATGAGAATGGCAAGCCATTGTCTCTCTACATCAAGGAGCGCAAGGATGCGCATAAACTCATTGAGGAATTCATGCTCTTGGCTAACAAATACGTGGCCGAGCATGTGTACCACATCAAGAAAGGCAAGAACAAACTGACCATGGTGTACCGTACGCACGGCGCCCCAGACCCAGAAAAGCTCTTGAACTTCTCTATGTTCGCGCGCAAGTTTGGCTATAACCTGGATTTAGGCGAAGGCCGTGACATTTCTAAGGAGTTGAACAGCCTGGCAGACCAAACTGAAGGCAAGCCTGAGCAGAACGTGCTCCAGAGCCTGGCCATCAGGACCATGGCCAAAGCCAAGTACTCTACAGAGCCAGAAGGGCACTTTGGACTGGCGTTTGCGCACTATTCGCACTTTACCTCGCCTATCAGAAGATACCCAGACATGATGGCGCACCGTCTTATTGACCGGTACACGCATGGTCAGGACAGTGCCGATGTGGAGGAGTTTGAGGAACGCTGTTTGCATTCCTCAGACATGGAGAAACGGGCTGCAGACGCAGAACGGGCCTCTATCAAGTTCAAGCAGGTGGAGTTTATCAACAACTTCATTGGCGAGCAGTTCAAAGGAATTGTCTCTGGCTTGACCGAGTGGGGCATGTATGTGGAGATAGAAGAGAACAAGTGCGAAGGCATGATTCGTCTGGCAGACCTGCAGGACGACTTCTACGAACTGGACTCGGCTAACTACCGCATCATTGGCCGCAGCAACAAGCGCATGATTTCCTTCGGGGATGAGGTAATTGTAGAGGTGAAGGCCGCCAACATTCTGGACCGTACCATTGACCTGGAGTTGATAGATACTGTCAAGAAATAA
- a CDS encoding polyprenyl synthetase family protein yields the protein MDISQFSERINQTLSTLQYGENPRELYEPIQYIMALGGKRIRPLLTLLGAYLFEDDVEKAVMPAIGVEVFHNFTLMHDDIMDQAPIRRGQATVHEKWNTNVAILSGDVMLVRAYEYFLGIEPAKLPTALQLFSTCAAQVCEGQQLDMLFETRQDVTIAEYLEMIKLKTAVLLGFSLELGALLNNAHAEDAKHLKEFGINMGLAFQLRDDLLDVYGEQAKFGKRVGGDIVSDKKTYLLLTALERASATEQKELLSWQGKTDVDKVEAVKAIYDRLNIQDITQTQVNHYFQKALHHLQEVNAMNHKKDLLRTLAIQLIERDS from the coding sequence GTGGATATCTCCCAATTCTCCGAGAGAATCAACCAAACCCTTTCCACGCTCCAGTATGGTGAAAACCCTAGAGAGCTGTATGAGCCCATCCAGTATATCATGGCTTTGGGTGGCAAACGCATCCGTCCGTTGCTTACTTTGCTTGGCGCATATCTGTTTGAGGATGACGTAGAAAAAGCGGTAATGCCCGCCATTGGGGTTGAGGTTTTCCACAATTTTACGCTCATGCATGATGACATCATGGACCAAGCCCCCATTCGTAGAGGACAGGCCACGGTGCATGAGAAATGGAACACCAACGTGGCTATTCTCTCTGGAGATGTAATGCTGGTGCGGGCCTATGAGTACTTCTTAGGTATTGAGCCTGCCAAACTACCTACCGCTTTGCAATTGTTCAGTACCTGTGCCGCCCAAGTCTGCGAAGGTCAGCAACTGGACATGCTTTTTGAGACCCGCCAAGACGTGACTATTGCCGAGTACTTGGAGATGATTAAACTGAAGACGGCCGTCTTGCTAGGCTTTAGTTTAGAACTGGGCGCGCTCTTAAACAACGCCCATGCTGAAGATGCCAAGCATTTAAAGGAATTTGGCATTAACATGGGTTTAGCGTTCCAGCTACGGGATGATTTACTGGACGTGTACGGGGAGCAGGCCAAATTTGGCAAGCGCGTAGGCGGGGACATTGTCTCAGATAAGAAAACCTACCTGCTATTAACGGCCTTAGAACGCGCCTCTGCCACAGAACAGAAAGAATTGTTGAGCTGGCAGGGCAAAACGGATGTGGATAAAGTAGAAGCCGTGAAAGCCATCTATGACCGTCTCAACATCCAGGACATTACCCAAACCCAGGTCAACCATTACTTCCAGAAGGCCTTGCACCATCTGCAGGAAGTGAATGCCATGAACCACAAGAAGGATTTACTCAGAACGCTAGCCATTCAATTGATTGAGCGGGATAGCTAA
- a CDS encoding rhomboid family intramembrane serine protease, translating into MPFPISITIILILITVGVSIYAWRNQNLMENWVHHPQSVAQHNEWWRLLTSGFLHADFGHLFFNMFSFYMFGGVVEQYFMAIFGSTLGIVLYLTLYLGAIVLSDLPTYFKHKNDRNYYSLGASGGVAAIIFSSIYFNPTSEMIIFPIPLPIKGYIFGALYLIYSYYQARRAGDGINHSAHFYGALFGVVFTVGMVPEYFPRFLELIIG; encoded by the coding sequence ATGCCTTTTCCCATTAGCATCACCATCATACTTATCCTTATCACTGTGGGTGTTTCTATTTACGCTTGGCGCAACCAGAACCTCATGGAAAACTGGGTCCATCATCCGCAGAGTGTGGCCCAGCACAATGAGTGGTGGCGCTTATTGACCTCTGGGTTTCTGCATGCAGACTTCGGGCATTTGTTCTTTAACATGTTCTCGTTTTACATGTTTGGAGGAGTGGTAGAACAATACTTTATGGCCATTTTTGGATCTACCTTGGGCATTGTCCTGTACTTAACGTTGTATTTAGGGGCCATTGTGTTGTCAGATTTGCCTACTTATTTTAAGCACAAGAACGACCGAAACTACTATTCGTTGGGAGCCTCGGGTGGGGTAGCGGCAATCATCTTCTCAAGCATCTACTTCAATCCAACTTCTGAGATGATCATCTTCCCAATTCCGCTGCCTATCAAGGGCTACATTTTTGGGGCGCTGTATCTCATCTATTCCTATTACCAAGCCAGACGCGCCGGTGATGGCATCAACCACAGTGCTCACTTTTACGGGGCGCTCTTTGGGGTGGTGTTCACAGTAGGAATGGTGCCAGAATATTTTCCTAGATTCTTAGAACTAATCATAGGATAA
- a CDS encoding fasciclin domain-containing protein, translating into MKRKLLILKIAFLACIGFALPSASQAQVVASAASTAKTPLPTLAEGIVSSNQTVLLDLVTKAGLMPILSNAGAYTFFAPSEEGLEQLKTKTPDELKTILSQHIVLGMITTKDMHDGARLKTLGGGSLRILKKKSDILIDGVRITSADQPFSNGVWHQIKGALSAPVSTTF; encoded by the coding sequence ATGAAACGTAAATTGCTTATTTTAAAGATAGCGTTTCTTGCGTGCATTGGATTTGCGCTGCCTAGTGCTAGCCAAGCACAAGTAGTAGCCTCTGCTGCTAGTACTGCTAAGACTCCATTGCCTACCCTAGCGGAAGGCATTGTGAGTAGCAACCAGACCGTTTTATTGGATTTAGTGACCAAAGCTGGGTTAATGCCCATTCTCTCTAATGCGGGTGCTTATACCTTTTTCGCTCCCTCAGAAGAGGGTTTAGAGCAATTGAAGACCAAAACCCCAGATGAACTCAAGACCATCCTCTCTCAGCATATTGTCTTAGGGATGATTACTACCAAAGACATGCATGACGGGGCAAGGCTTAAAACCTTGGGTGGTGGTTCTTTGAGAATCCTGAAGAAGAAAAGTGATATTTTGATTGACGGCGTACGCATTACCAGCGCAGACCAACCGTTCTCTAATGGTGTCTGGCACCAGATAAAAGGCGCATTGAGCGCACCCGTTTCTACTACCTTCTAA